ACCCAATCGATCGGAGTACAGGATATTTCCCCGGTTTACCGAACCCAAACGACGGACTTCTTCTGCGGGCGCATGCGGTCTCGCTGCAGTACAAGCAAATTTCATTGCCACGTCTGTCGTGCAGCAATTTCCTGTGTCTTCAGTACTAATGGGAGTAGTTTACTGAAACATCTGCAGAAGTAAGCCAGCAAGAGCCAGAGCTGCAGGTTGGCACCAATCATCGGTTAGAAAATGAGGCGATTCAGCCACCAACCCAGCAACGTGGAAAGCACTGACATACATGCACGAACGCCGGTCAGGCTAAAGAAACCTACCGCGGCGCTCCGGCCGGCGTCCGGACGTCGCGGAAATCGATTGATCCCGGAGAAACGACCGCGCGATCGGACGGCGGCCGGTACACGTCCGGTCGCCGGATGCAGACCGCACCACCTACCATTAGCGCCCGCCTTTCGACCTCAGACGGCAGCTACGTGCCACGTACTGCGTGTGTCCACTGTGCCAATTAATCCTTTCAGACCACGGCATGGAAATGCATACCGACATCTAGAAACCCACGAAATTCTCATTCTGCTCCAGGTCTCCAGTGCACTCCTTGACCTGTAGGACGACACTAATCTGGCTAGCTGTGGACACAGGCGAATTCGGGGAGCCTCCGTGTATGCTTGCGCTATATATGGCCGTCTACACTGCATGCCTCCAGGACAGAGCTGGTCAGCTGGATTGCACGTACAATTCGTTCGCCGTGGCAGCGATATAGAAATGAGCGAGAGGCACAAGCTGCTCGGGGAGAGGGAGGACGACGCGGTCGGCGCGCCGACGCGCCGATGGGAGTCGCCGCGGCGAGGCGCGAGCGGGGAGATGGCGCCGGCTCACAGGCCCCGGGGCCGCGTGTTCGAGTGCAGGACGTGCGGCAGGCGGTTCCCGACGTACCAGGCGCTGGGCGGCCACCGGGCCAGCCACGGGCGGCATCTTCCCAGTGCCAGCAGGCTGCGCGACGGCGACGCCCTCGGGCTCCGGCTGCTGGAGCCACGCGGTGAAGAGGCGAGGCCGAGAACGCACGGGTGCCCCGTCTGCGGCGTGGAGTTCGCCGTCGGGCAGGCGCTCGGCGGGCACATGAAGCGGCACCGTGCTGCCATGGCCGACGCCGACGCGAACGCGCGCGGCACCATGGCGGCAACGTCCGTGAAGGATGACGGCGCTGGAGCAGAGTGCACGCCCGAGATCTGCCTGGACTTAAACCTGGCGCAGGCGGAGAAGTGCGCGAAGTGCAGGAACGCTACACATAAATCAAATTCCGATGTTTCAACAAAATCTGAATTTTATTTGTGAATGTTCCATGACATTCGCCTACTGCACCTAAATATTTCAATTCCAATTCCGAATGCCTACAAATTTCAAATCACGTGATTGCAGTTACTTTTCTGATGTCTTTGTTACGCTGTGCTTTTTATTCTCAGTGTTGGTATTTCTCGGTTGCCTGGAATGCAATTTTAGTGCTCACTTTAAGTTGCAGATCAGACCAATATGCAATCTACCATATGAGAGATCAACACATGGTAGTATGAGACAAGACAGAACACCGTTGATTGTTGTTCAGAATTCAGAAGGCTACAAAAAGTGAGCGAGACCAACTACCTGTATACATGCAAGAACAGCACAAGAGCTCACACCACAGCATCACAACAAGTTATTCCATGCATATCGATTGCTCGGAAAGAAACAGCAGCAAGCCAACAGCATGGATTTGAAATCATTACACACTGTAGCGAGAGGTTCAACGGACTGAAATCCAGCGTACAATAGCTCCCAGCAATGGCAACAGCTACGTCAACGGCAAGGGTAGTTGCTTCAAAGAATGGGAAGCGAATATAAGTACAACCAGATCTGTATCATAAGTCATAATTTTCTTCTTGATTGACATTCTTCCTATAACAGACAAGCAGCAGCAGGAACCGAATGATGTCAAATAAACAATGATCACGGACACACTGACTCGTCCCTTAAGAGCCACAGCAGGCAGACCCCGAAGCTGCCGGGGCGTCGCCGCCTTCTGCCTTGTTAATCTTGATTGTCTTGTCCTGCAAAGTGGAGAACAAATCCCTCAGGGCACCGAACAAGATGGTGGAGACCCGGCCGTAATTGAGTAGAGTTATTATCTGTACCTCAGGCTTGGAATCGGTCTCGGCAAGCCTCTGCTTAATGTCGCGGGCAATGGAGAAGAAAACTTGCTCCACGTTGAGGTTTGTCTTGGCACTCTGAAAGACAGCACACAATGAAATTAGAAAGACTCCTCTCCACTGGAACGATCAATCAATTTGACAAGCAACATACAGTTTCAAAGAACTTGATGCCGTATTCATCAGCCAAAGCTTGCCCCTTCGCAGTAGGTACAGCCTAGAGAAACAATAGAAAATAAACCATTTAAATAGTGATTTCGAACCTATAATACAAAGTAAGGCCTAGtcaaataagtgtctcaaccttggtacaactttgtactaggGAGGGGATTTGTGGACACATACCCTTTTACTCTCATCCATATCAGCCTTGTTGCCAATCAAAATTTTGTTGACATTGTCAGAGGCATGCTGCTCGATGTTCCGGATCCAGTTCCTTATGTCTGTGTATCCAGTGAATCAAAGGTCAATAAAGGCAAAGACATCAAAATGGAAGCATTAGGGGGTACACAAGTAAGAAGACGGTACTGTTGAAAGATGACTCGTCGGTGACGTCATAAACAAGCAGGATACCCATGGCTCCACGGTAATACGCTGAAATATAATAAAGAAATGAAGTTTAGTTGGTCAGAAACGTTATGCATATACAGCATTTCCTCTTGGTAAGAAATAATTCTATCACAATAACTTCACAGCAAACAGTATGGCAGATTGGAACAATCCTTATTCATACCAGTGGTAATAGTCCGGAAACGTTCTTGACCAGCTGTGTCCCATATTTGTAGCTTAATACGTTTCTGATCCAGCTCTATTGTTCTGATCTTAAAGTCAATACTACACGAACAAATGAGAAGAATTAGTGTAGGGCAACAAAGGAGGTGTCTTAGCTTCCACTTGATATAGGATGACACTATGAGCAGTAAACAATCCTCCCAACAACAAAAAGACCAACCCGATCGTGGTAATAAAGCTCGTAGTGAAGGAGCCATCAGAGAACCGCAGAAGGAGGCAACTCTTGCCAACACCTAAACACAGAAAAATGGAGAAAGAAGTCTTTATCAGACAATAGTTGATATAAACTTCACTAGCAAACATGCCACTGGCTAAAAAACAATTAAGTACGGACTAAAAAAGTTATTATTAGTTAACTCCGATCATCCCCTCTGGGAAGCAAGGCACTCCCTCTATCTCTATCTTTATCAACTCTCAGCAACGCATTGCCGTTCAATCTATGGCGTCTACTAGCCACATAACAGCACATATAACACCAAAAGGAGGCATCTTTGACATGTTCCGAAGCAATTTATATTTCAAGCTACACATTCTTAACCTCTTTACCATAGAGCAGGAGCAGCAAAAGAATGCTAAATGATTGTGCGGCCTGTTCTCGGTGTGGCCTTGTAAACTATACAAACAACCACAGATGATAAAGTCAAGCCTGCCTCACAATCTTTCTTTTAAACAAGTATTAATGCTTATTCTACCAAGCTAGGAGTGTGATAGCACCATTCCAGAAGCTGGACCGTTCCCAATGCTCCTCCAACCACAAGTTCCCAATTGAATGTCCATCCATAAAATTGGACAAAAAATAGCTGCAACACGCAACCTATCCCCTCTCCTCGCTCGAAATTCTCCCGATTTTGCATCAGAAACTAATGCATGCTAGCCCATGGTGAGCACCTCATCCTAAAGCAAGCCACGGATGCTTGTACGCACAATAATAGCATGCTCCGAACAAGGAAGCAGGCAGAGGCTATTCAGGAAACATTCCCCTCGCTCTGGCGCTCCAAATGGAAGAGGAAACACACGAATTCGCTCGCAGGGGAACGTAAATGAGGAATCCCTGCGAGATCCGCTTGGTCTACACGCCCAAATCCTGCCGTGATCCTACACGAGCGCGCGGGCGACGTCGCGGGGCGGAAGcggggagagggggggagagatcTAGCGGGGGGCACGAACCGCTGTCCCCGATGAGGAGGAGCTTGATGAGGTAGTCGTAGTCGGCCCGGGCCCTCGCCGGCGGCGCAGCCATGTCGCGCGCAcccgcctcctcctcgtcctcgtcctcctcctcctcctaccccTCGATCGGCGCTGGTGCTGATCCCCCGACCTGCGAGCCAAAGGCCAAAACGAGCGTCAGGCGCGAGGAATAATGGCTGGCTGGCTGGCGCGACCTCGACGGCGCGCGAGGCGGGCCGGAGGGCGGCGCGGGGGGGCGGGATCGGCGCGAACCGGCAGACGAGGGGGCGGGGATcggggcgcgggcggtggcggatctggggggggggggcgggggcgaggcgagGAGGACGGCGAAATCGATTTTTTTGACGTGGGGGGTTAAATGGTGGCTGGTTTGATTCGTCGGCCTCTGGAGTTTTGTTTTTGTGCTTCCACGATTCGACTCGACGGGGCGCTGCGCGGTGCGTCCGTCGGGTCGCTTGGATTGGAAGACAGTGCTCCCGCTCGCCCGCCCGCCCGCGCGGCCACCGACCGGTGACCCTATGCGCTGCGCGGGTCGCGCCGCGTGAAAGGGCCTCGGAGACGCTGACCTGTGGGGCAGGCGCATGCCTCTGCTTGCCCGGGGCCCGCGTGTCTGCCAGATCGGATGGAACCTTGGGTGTATATACGTGTGGCGATcaagtgtgtgtgtgagagagctTGCGTTTCTGCCTCTGGTTCAAGAAGAGCGACAAAATAGTTGTGCCAAACTTTCCAAATTCTGACTTGAAATGCTACCATGAGATGTGTGAAATTTCCACAACAAAACTACCTTCAAACCAAGCACAAGGCGTGAACCAACATGTAATTGGATGGCTAGGAGGACAATGGTATCCTCAGTCCACCAAGAttcaagtcccggtgctcgcatttatcctagaTTTATTCCAGTATTTTCGACGATGCGTGTTCAGTGGGAGAAAACGTTCCCGTTGACtatgaggcgcctacggtgacttcgtaaaatttcaaaatgatatgccggctTAGTCTCTTTAAGGTGCTCATAGGGTatgatgtgcgtgtgtgcgttcaaaAGGTTGAGAGTATGCGTGTTTATATGAGCGCTTGgttttgtactgtgttaaaaaaagcaCAAAGCTTTATGCATTGTATTGTGTTTTCTTTCCACGAGGAACTTGGATCGCTTAGGCACTGTATAACGGCTGGTGCTTGCACGGGTGCCTGAGAGGTCTTTCCCCGAGGCAAAAGCAAAGGTTTGCTTCCGGTACCAGACGGTGTTTGCACAATCCAAGTGCTCCCTTGAAGTCATGCGAAAGCGAGGTAGAAACAACCGAAGCACCTCAAAACTGCAAGACGACATTTATTCGCGACGCAACGCTGCTCTTTTTCATTAAGCACATGTGCGTATGCAGCCACCATTGTTTCAAGGCTGATGTGGTCATCGGTATGTAAGTATGATGTGTAACTTGTGTCGAAACCACTTCCTAAAATAAAACATTTATTCTGATCGCCGAACAGAAAAGATGTATCGAAACAATGTTGGGTGTGCGAAAACCATGACCTAAGAGCAGCGAGCTTTCGAGAACCACTATAACCGCAGGAGGGCTCTCGGAATCAGTTACAAGCAAAAGCTAGATCAGATGCTTGCAACTATCACTCAACCCACTTCACCGATGTCCATTCTCGTTGGGAAGGAGGagaaaagggaacaatgtatgcagTGCCAAGCATAAGCAACCGGCGGCCTCGGCCATTCTTTTTTATCGGACGGAGGAGAGAAAAGGGAACAGCACTGGCTTCCTTTCAACTCCACGACGAACGCCCTTTGTGTGGGTGGTGGTCACGCGGCCTCCATGCCACCATGGCTTGCAAATGTTAAGTTGCCGGATTCTTTTGCTAGTGAGTGCTGTTGCAGCACGCAAAAGGTTGCTCCGCGGATGGTCAAATCGAAGTATTCCGGTGAGGTTACCGCGAGAGCGGCGGTGTGCGGTGGCTAACGGCGTCTGGGCCCGTCAAGTGTGACGATAATAACCCAACTAACGCAAGTGCCTCCAAACAAACAGCTCATGCTCAGACGAGACCAGTTCTGGACAACTAGACCAGTTCCGTGTCAATGGCCCATGGCACATGCAAGGCTTAGTCCTCAAGACTCTAATAGTGTGAGAGATGTTTACTAGCTGTTTTTCTGAATAATAACAGATGCTTCAAAGACTGGTTCACGGGAGAAATCTTAATTTATAAATGCCAATGATTTAAATAAGCGTGTGGAAATGGCCGTCCTCAAAGATCCTATAACAATGCTACTTATGCTAAAGGAAACATAAATTTTAGGGTTGGGAAGGACTTGAAATGCCCACCAAATAAGATTCTTCCAGCTAAGGGGGGCTAATAATATCCCTGCATGTGCTTGGGTATATGCAGCTTCAGAAATACAGCAAACACACATGACACAGGACACGAATGGCATCTTCAAAGTCATAATTCATCGCAGGTAAGACCAAAGTGCATCTCATAATTAACTGAATCCAACATAACATAACAAAGGCATAGCAGCTATGCAGGCAAAAAGTAGACAACCTTGATGTCCTGAGATAACATCCTATCACACCGGTCTGAAATACAACTTTCACAAAATTCCCGCTCAGTAGAAAAAGCCTAGCACTTTGCCACCAACGTTCTTCCTCCTGGCTTCCTCGTGATCCATGATGCCAGCAGAGGTTGTCAGGACGATGTAACCAAACTGCAGATCAAACAGGTAAACTTGGTTATAGTAATGGTAATAACTTGGAAATTGTCATGGCTCACAGTTCATGAGCTCAAAATATGACAATGCTACACAGTTTGCAGTGAAATGAATAGGCAAAGAAGCTGACCTGACGAGATGGAAGCAGCCTGGCGGTCCATCCCTCGATCTCCTTGACACCAACATCAAAGCGGGGGCTGATGACTCCACACTTGTTCAGTCTGCCGTTCAACTCCACAACAATCTTGCCAGATCTGTGGTCATCAACATACTCAAACTCACCAATGTAACCTGCAGATAAGAGAGGCAGTTAGTAATCCATGCTCTGGGACAGTTGCATATAGAACATGGCTGAAAGTGAACTAACCGTGCTTCTGCATGACGATGAGGAACTTGATGATAACCTTTGAGGAAGGCCTGATCATGACCTGCCTCTTGCCACGCTTCTCAGCGTTGTACATGCTCTTGAGAGCATCATTCAGGACGCTAACCCTCACCATCCTTGCCTAACCTAATGAGACAGACACAAAGATTTGTAAGACCACACTACCACTGCACGTGTTGCTGCGAAGTTTAAAACAACATAATCAGATGCAAAGAGTAATGAGTGGCAAGATTGGTTTCTGAACAGCAGCTAAACTGACACTGGGAGACAGCATGTCAAATTGTGACATACAAAAGTAAGAGCAGCACATAGAATAAATCTAGGTGGAATTCCATTATTCATCTAAATCATCATGGTTTACAAGAATGGTAAGGAAATGAAAAATGACTAAAGGTAAACATCAAAGCTTCGTTTGGCACCACTACTTCAGAACACACCTACTTGGACTTGCTAACACAGAAGCAAACCACAAACTTAAACAGTAGGACAGACTGTCATGTAAATGGTTTCCTAAAGTGCTCGTGAAACAGATATACTGTAATTGGCAGTAAACCCTAGCAAAGCATAACACAAAAGCTAAATATGCCACAAAGGGGCCTCCCAAAATCCATGGTGGCCCAAACCAACTACCTCAGACTAAACATTTTGTTACCCTCTATGGCAGGTTTCGGAGCAACTCGGCAGCTTTTTGTGCAGACAGATGTCACAGACCAGTACCGCGCGTCATTGATCCGCAACAGAACATAATCAATTCATCATTTCTATGATGGCAAAAACACGCCAAACAATTTGACTGGTACGATTCACGGGATGAAACTAAGGGATCTACTCCACACAGCCGCAGCGGACCCGTGATCCTAGAATCTAGAACATCTTAATTCATCACCACACCTGAAGCTGCACTCGTTTCGCACCGTTTCCTACTACATACAACTACCCGGATAGACAAAACAAGCAAGAACATGGGATTAAACAACTACCAAACCAAGGATCTGATCAGTATAACAACATAAAGGGAGCAAACACCTTCAACACCTGCCCTAACCCGAAGGATCTCTACGCGCGCGCGAGGGGGCAAGGAGGGGACGGAGAGGGGGTCGATGACCCGCGGAAGACGTACCTCGTAGGGGGGAGAAGCCGGGAGCTCTGTGCTTGGGTTGggtggcggcggggaggcgagggCGAGGGAGGAAGGCGACGGCGGGGAGAGAAACAGCCCGAGGTAGGGTTTTGAGGTGTTAAAAAAGGCGAGCGGATGGGTGCGCGCCCGTTGGATCTGGGTTGGACGGTGGTCGATCGCTTCGAGGGGTGGGTGCCCTAGATGGATGCGGGCATTTGTGGTTTGGTCCTTCAGTGCTTGGATATTTGAGCAACGGTTCGTGGTGAGGAGAGATGACATGTGGGGACAGGTTGACTATGGCCGTAAAGAATTACgttcacccgcaaaaaaagagtCAATCTTATGTAAAGCTCGCCATAGTAATCTATAGAAGACAATAAAAAACAAATGTAGAATGGATTGTTTCTTGGTTTTATCTCTAATAACTATACCCCTAAATATATGTTCACTGATGTTGTTTCTAATCATCACTTAATTAAGAGATGGCACTCGTGAGATAACATTATCGTGCACGTCCTTACACCGTCACCCACAGTAAGTAGTAGAATGATTTCACCACTAATAGCATCTTTGATTCGCAACATTTCACAAACATGGAAAATATGCAAAATGTAAGAATATGATAGGATTGcatttgaaaggattgagaagaggtgtttagagggggggtgattagactctcaacaagcaaaagtagcagtttttaaattcttcacgttgaggtggagttttagcacaagtttaagcattcacaatacatttcaaacaagcatggcaagagtatatgagcagcgaaaagtaaagcatgcaagttgtaaGAAAGTAAAGGGATAGGATTGTAGTGTGCAAACGCAACTGGAGAcaaggagatttttggcgtggttccgataggtggtgctatcgtacgtccatgttggtggagacttcaacacacgaagggtaacggttgcgcgaatccacggaggactccacccacgaagggtccacgaagaagcaaccttgactatcccaccatggccatcgcccacgaaggacttggctcacttgggtagatcttcacgaagtaggcgatctccttgcccttacaaactctttggttcaactccacaatcttgtcggaggctcccaagtgacacctaaccaatctagaagacaccactctccaaaggcaatagatggtgtgatgacgatgaactccttgctctcgtgcttcaaatgatagtctccccaacactcaactcactctcacagatttggctatggtggaaagatgatttgagtggaaagcaacttggggaaggctagagatcaagattcttgtggttggattggaatgtcttggtctcaacacatgagtaggtggttctctctcagaaaatgagtagtggaagtgtaggcacgttccgatggctctctcttgaatagagaagggggtggaggggtatatatagcctccacacaaaatctaaccgttacacacatttgacccaactcggtcagaccgaatagatgaactcggtgagaccgattcagttcaaaatgtgaacgttaggattctcggtgggaccgacatgatcaactcggtgggaccgatgtgctagggttagggcaaaacctcatctcggtgtgaccgattgcatgaactcggtgggaccgatttcagcaatgagcaaacagagagttggtcaggcaaactcgatgggaccgattgcacattttggtgagattgaaataattgcaacaagcaacagagagtttgcaaggccatctcggtgagaccgagatccctatcggtgagaccgaattgattagggtttctggcagtggctatgtcaaggaACTCAGTGTCGCCGGATGGattaaatcggtggggccgagtttgactttaggttttggacatatttggaattgagaaagtggttgagggctttggagcatatcactaagcactttgagcgaGTAGAcgattaagcaacacctcatccccttttaatagtattggtttttcctatggactcaatgtgatcttggatcactaaaatggaaatgaagagtcttgagcttttgccaatctttgtccttagcatcttgaaggggttccacatcctcttgtccatgccacgcctttgttgaactttctgaaatatactagatgaaaatattagtccaacaagagatatgttgacattaattaccaaaatcacccagggagcacttgtgctttcaatctccccctttttggtaattgatgacaacatacatcaaagctttagaaaATGATATGAAGAGtaataagtaaagctttggaaagacatgtaacatgcattggctccccctacatgtatgcaatcatgc
This DNA window, taken from Triticum aestivum cultivar Chinese Spring chromosome 1D, IWGSC CS RefSeq v2.1, whole genome shotgun sequence, encodes the following:
- the LOC123182276 gene encoding ras-related protein RABE1c, with the protein product MAAPPARARADYDYLIKLLLIGDSGVGKSCLLLRFSDGSFTTSFITTIGIDFKIRTIELDQKRIKLQIWDTAGQERFRTITTAYYRGAMGILLVYDVTDESSFNNIRNWIRNIEQHASDNVNKILIGNKADMDESKRAVPTAKGQALADEYGIKFFETSAKTNLNVEQVFFSIARDIKQRLAETDSKPEDKTIKINKAEGGDAPAASGSACCGS
- the LOC100682448 gene encoding 40S ribosomal protein S15a-1; translation: MVRVSVLNDALKSMYNAEKRGKRQVMIRPSSKVIIKFLIVMQKHGYIGEFEYVDDHRSGKIVVELNGRLNKCGVISPRFDVGVKEIEGWTARLLPSRQFGYIVLTTSAGIMDHEEARRKNVGGKVLGFFY